From one Alicyclobacillus acidocaldarius subsp. acidocaldarius Tc-4-1 genomic stretch:
- a CDS encoding asparaginase, which translates to MKPFVRVTRGPVDESWHAGAIAIANAEGEIAFHYGDLDFFTFARSSCKPIQAIPVVESGALEAFGLDDRHLALMCASHSSEPMHIEKASEILQSIGLGPEHLVCGIHVPHSREAYEEIVRRGEALSAIHNNCSGKHAGMLAYCRATGADPSTYAELAHPLQQAILRTLSELADVPLEDIRVGVDGCGVPVHAVPLRAWARAFASFVSDHAPHAAAMQRILAAMGHHPELVGGSRDRFDTDLMRATNGRIVAKGGAEGFLAVIDTGLRLAMVIKVLDGNARAIPPVAVKALTDLGAISAAERELLGAYIEPAVVNTQGREVGRIIAEFTLSRA; encoded by the coding sequence CCCGGTCGACGAAAGCTGGCACGCGGGCGCGATAGCCATCGCGAATGCGGAGGGCGAGATCGCCTTTCATTACGGCGATCTCGACTTCTTCACGTTCGCCCGCAGTTCCTGCAAGCCGATTCAAGCCATCCCGGTGGTCGAGTCAGGTGCGCTCGAGGCGTTTGGGCTTGACGACCGCCACCTGGCCTTGATGTGTGCCTCGCATAGCTCAGAGCCCATGCACATCGAAAAGGCGAGCGAAATCCTTCAAAGCATCGGTCTTGGGCCTGAGCACCTCGTCTGCGGGATCCACGTCCCGCACAGCCGAGAGGCGTACGAAGAGATAGTGCGTCGCGGAGAAGCGCTGTCCGCCATTCACAACAACTGCTCCGGCAAGCACGCGGGCATGCTCGCGTACTGCAGGGCCACGGGAGCCGATCCATCGACGTACGCCGAACTTGCTCACCCGCTGCAACAGGCCATCCTTCGCACGCTGAGCGAACTCGCGGACGTGCCGCTGGAGGACATCCGCGTCGGCGTGGACGGATGCGGCGTTCCGGTGCATGCGGTGCCGCTCAGGGCCTGGGCGCGCGCGTTTGCCTCGTTCGTCAGCGATCACGCCCCGCACGCCGCCGCAATGCAGCGCATTCTAGCCGCCATGGGCCATCACCCCGAGCTCGTGGGCGGAAGCCGGGATCGATTCGACACGGACCTTATGCGCGCGACCAACGGCCGCATCGTGGCCAAGGGCGGCGCGGAAGGATTTTTGGCCGTGATCGACACGGGACTCCGCCTCGCGATGGTGATCAAGGTGCTAGACGGAAACGCGCGCGCGATTCCCCCCGTGGCCGTGAAGGCGCTGACCGATCTCGGTGCCATCTCAGCCGCGGAGCGCGAATTGCTGGGTGCGTACATCGAACCTGCGGTAGTCAACACGCAGGGGCGTGAGGTGGGCCGCATCATCGCAGAATTC